In the Oreochromis aureus strain Israel breed Guangdong linkage group 14, ZZ_aureus, whole genome shotgun sequence genome, one interval contains:
- the LOC120432791 gene encoding succinate dehydrogenase [ubiquinone] cytochrome b small subunit B, mitochondrial-like: MLCSLSCFTASSNSKAASLHWTAERMLSVLLLAMGPVAYFNPGPVIDYSLAAALTLHGHWGLGQVLTDYVHGDTKIKMANAALFLLSTITFTGLCYFNYNDVGICKAVACSGASEYDCGPGRSGRPKRWSWLRV, from the exons ATGCTCTGCAGTTTGTCTTGCTTCACAGCGAGCTCCAACTCCAAAGCGGCCTCTCTGCACTGGACGGCAGAGCGAATGCTGAGCGTGCTGCTGCTGGCCATGGGCCCTGTCGCTTATTTCAACCCTGGTCCTGTCATCGATTACTCTCTGGCTGCTGCCTTGACCCTTCACGGACACTG GGGTCTCGGGCAGGTGTTGACAGACTACGTTCACGGGGACACAAAGATCAAGATGGCCAACGCAGCTCTCTTCCTCCTGTCCACGATCACCTTCACTGGTCTTTGTTACTTCAACTACAACGACGTGGGCATATGCAAAGCTGTCGCCTGCTCTGGAGCAAGTGAATATGACTGTGGGCCGGGACGCTCAGGAAGACCGAAACGCTGGTCCTGGCTGCGTGtttaa